In Odontesthes bonariensis isolate fOdoBon6 chromosome 20, fOdoBon6.hap1, whole genome shotgun sequence, a genomic segment contains:
- the LOC142370142 gene encoding E3 ubiquitin-protein ligase MSL2-like: MNPVNATSLYVSASRSVLQCDPRDPRALAELCKLLPFFRQSLSCLVCGHLLQDPIAPTNSSCQHYVCRGCRGLRMQLKPSCSWCKDYTRFEENRQLSLLVHCYRKLCVYITQSPLAPHIASAASDSPDLQAILNEGLTLAENEAEDVSDSVALSQTASTSKVVQSDEAPPTREIKGEERSPMSINGLHDCNGLVGSDTLQPISIETGVGVAKQESFSEEVPVCVSVTGSGEAGLCDISTFGEDLKHGGGPLLLSVEEVLRTLETDTDPDTSEPNPQPEYHHSVPQASLNGSRCPSGPESSRLIPSLPPENSPHPLKPHPQPSLQPPLQPSIVIPRVPVRCHRKRSHSESDSEKVQPLPISSLLRGPAIGAISSPQHPNPGCTTKLEPKFPAISPHPHLAPVPNGGPPKVAKTVLVSNKALKKPIEHHGSAKKAYTKARPGAPKPRTQPRDRAPQHPHAHPLTHPPSPSKPLYKKPVEKKGCKCGRATQNPSVLTCRGQRCPCYSNRKACLDCICRGCQNSYMANGEKKLEAFAVPEKALEQTRLTLGINLTSITAAALRSPATSSPGSTLLNVATATGSPVTATFLSGAGHDNRGYDDSLEMRFDC; this comes from the exons ATGAACCCGGTGAATGCGACCTCTCTCTACGTGTCCGCGAGCCGCTCGGTGCTGCAGTGCGACCCCCGAGACCCCCGGGCCCTGGCGGAGCTCTGCAAGCTGCTGCCGTTCTTCCGACAGTCCCTGTCCTGCTTGGTCTGCG GTCACCTGCTGCAGGACCCCATCGCTCCCACCAACTCATCATGTCAGCACTACGTCTGTCGAGGCTGTAGGGGTCTGAGGATGCAGCTGAAGCCGTCCTGCAGTTGGTGTAAGGACTATACCCGCTTTGAGGAAAACAGGCAGCTCTCTTTGCTCGTCCACTGTTACAGGAAGCTCTGCGTCTACATCACTCAGTCGCCACTTGCACCGCACATAGCCAGCGCAGCCAGTGACTCGCCGGACCTCCAGGCTATCCTCAACGAGGGCCTCACGTTGGCTGAGAATGAGGCGGAGGACGTTTCAGATTCAGTCGCGCTGTCACAGACTGCGTCCACCTCAAAGGTGGTTCAGTCCGATGAGGCTCCACCCACGAGGGAGATCAAGGGCGAGGAGCGGAGCCCCATGAGTATTAACGGACTTCATGATTGTAACGGCCTGGTCGGTTCAGACACACTGCAACCCATCTCCATAGAAACGGGTGTAGGTGTTGCAAAGCAGGAGAGCTTCTCAGAAGAGGTGCCGGTGTGTGTGAGCGTCACGGGGAGTGGGGAGGCGGGGCTTTGTGACATCAGCACCTTCGGGGAAGACCTAAAACACGGTGGCGGGCCTCTGTTGTTGAGTGTCGAGGAGGTGCTCAGGACTCTGGAGACGGACACCGACCCCGACACGTCTGAGCCCAATCCCCAGCCAGAGTACCACCACTCTGTACCTCAGGCGAGCCTCAACGGGTCGCGCTGCCCATCTGGCCCCGAATCGTCCCGCCTCATCCCCTCTCTGCCTCCTGAGAACAGCCCTCACCCTCTCAAACCTCACCCGCAGCCCTCTCTACAGCCTCCCCTTCAGCCCTCAATAGTCATCCCCCGCGTACCTGTGCGGTGCCATCGCAAGCGCTCCCACTCAGAAAGCGACAGCGAGAAGGTGCAGCCCCTCCCCATTTCCAGCCTTCTGCGAGGGCCTGCCATTGGTGCCATCAGCTCCCCCCAGCACCCCAATCCTGGTTGCACCACCAAACTTGAGCCCAAGTTCCCTGCAATCTCGCCGCACCCCCATCTAGCACCTGTGCCTAACGGTGGCCCCCCTAAGGTGGCCAAGACTGTGCTGGTCTCCAATAAGGCACTGAAAAAACCTATAGAGCACCACGGGTCCGCCAAGAAAGCTTACACCAAGGCCAGGCCAGGGGCCCCCAAGCCCCGCACACAGCcccgtgacagagccccccaaCACCCTCACGCTCACCCCCTGACACACCCACCCAGCCCCTCAAAGCCACTGTATAAGAAGCCTGTGGAGAAGAAGGGCTGCAAGTGTGGTCGAGCTACTCAGAACCCCTCAGTGTTGACCTGCAGGGGGCAGCGCTGTCCCTGCTACTCCAACCGCAAG GCATGTCTGGACTGTATCTGCCGCGGCTGCCAAAACTCCTACATGGCTAACGGAGAGAAGAAGCTGGAGGCCTTCGCCGTGCCAGAGAAGGCTCTGGAGCAAACCCGACTCACACTGGGCATCAACCTCACCAGTATCACCGCAGCTGCCCTCCGTAGCCCGGCCACCAGTTCCCCTGGCAGCACCCTCCTCAACGTAGCCACGGCCACGGGGTCGCCCGTCACAGCCACCTTCCTGTCGGGGGCGGGGCACGACAACCGGGGCTATGACGATTCGCTGGAGATGCGGTTTGATTGTTGA
- the tnfsf10 gene encoding tumor necrosis factor ligand superfamily member 10 has product MTGSGPKLGVLLLVAVLLQTVVVTITVLHFSTALNSMKETFARSSVSCLMGSDLQSITAVRGDPCWQVTQQLHLLIEKSLSQRYQRQISSAVRDEVSRVLPSLVMEDRASARPKVAAHVTGSFVLKLEQEEGAPISAGQQVKGQKISWWEGQKGLAFLHGVQLVDGELVVSQPGLYYIYAQTYFRHTHSPEEEEGEEGEGAEDRGQPLLQYVYKKVSSYTVPILLMKTSRTSCWSRGSDYSLHSAHQGGLFPLSTGDRLFVTVTNASAVDMNEMSSFFGAFLIS; this is encoded by the exons ATGACGGGCTCCGGTCCGAAGCTTGGGGTCTTGCTGTTGGTGGCGGTTCTGCTGCAGACCGTGGTCGTCACCATTACCGTGCTGCACTTCAGTACAGCTCTCAACTCG ATGAAGGAGACGTTCGCCAGGAGCAGCGTTTCATGTCTCATGGGCTCTGACCTGCAGAGCATCACGGCTGTGCGAGGAGATCCGTGTTGGCAGGTCACACAGCAGCTTCACCTGCTCATTGAGAAG TCTCTCTCTCAGCGTTACCAAAGGCAGATTTCATCAGCAGTGAGAG ATGAAGTATCTCGGGTTCTGCCCTCACTTGTGATGGAGGATAGGGCTTCAGCTCGCCCAAAAGTCGCAGCTCATGTCACGGGCAGCTTCGTGCTCAAACTGGAGCAAGAGGAAGGAG ctcCAATCTCTGCTGGGCAACAAGTTAAAGGTCAGAAGATCTCCTGGTGGGAAGGGCAGAAGGGGCTGGCATTTCTCCACGGTGTCCAGCTGGTGGACGGGGAACTGGTGGTGTCACAGCCAGGCCTCTACTACATCTACGCCCAGACCTATTTCAGACACACCCACTccccggaggaggaggagggtgaggAGGGCGAGGGGGCAGAGGACAGGGGGCAACCCCTACTGCAATACGTTTACAAAAAG GTGAGCTCCTACACAGTCCCCATCCTGCTGATGAAGACGAGCCGGACCTCCTGCTGGTCCCGGGGTTCAGATTACTCTCTCCACTCCGCCCACCAGGGAGGGCTGTTCCCGCTCAGCACCGGCGACCGCCTGTTTGTGACTGTGACCAACGCCTCTGCTGTGGACATGAACGAGATGAGCAGCTTCTTCGGGGCGTTTCTCATCAGTTAG